From a single Theropithecus gelada isolate Dixy chromosome 10, Tgel_1.0, whole genome shotgun sequence genomic region:
- the LOC112633489 gene encoding tubulin beta-8 chain-like isoform X2 — protein MKEIVFMQLERINVYYNEACDGRYVPRAVLVDLEPGTMDSVRSGPFAQIFRPDNFIFGQCGAGNNWAKGHYTEGAELMESVMEVVRKEAESCDWLQGFQLTHSLGGGMGSGMGTLLLSKIREEYPDRIINTFSVLPSPKVSTTVVEPYNATLSVNQLIGNADETFCIDNQALFNICSRTLKLPIPTYGDLNHLVSATMSGVTTSLRFPGQLNADLRKLAMNMIPSPRLHFFLSSFAPLTSRRSQPYRALTVTELTQQMFDARNMMAACNHRHGRYLRVAAIFRGRITMREVDEHMFCLRNKKSRDFADWLPHNVKTTVCDIPPRGLDRSATFIGNNTAIEELFKRVSEQFTALFRCNTFLHWYTGQGLYEMEFTQAEINIKDLVSEYQQHQDAKVEEEVELEA, from the exons ATGAAGGAGATCGTGTTCATGCAG CTGGAGCGCATCAACGTGTACTACAACGAGGCCTGCG ATGGCAGGTACGTGCCCCGCGCTGTACTGGTGGATCTGGAGCCGGGCACCATGGACTCTGTGCGCTCTGGGCCCTTCGCGCAGATCTTCAGGCCAGACAACTTCATCTTTG GTCAGTGTGGGGCCGGAAACAACTGGGCCAAGGGGCACTACACAGAAGGTGCGGAGCTGATGGAGTCAGTGATGGAAGTTGTCAGAAAGGAGGCTGAGAGCTGTGACTGGCTGCAGGGTTTCCAGCTGACCCACTCCCTGGGTGGGGGGATGGGGTCTGGGATGGGTACCCTTCTGCTCAGTAAGATCCGGGAGGAGTACCCAGACAGGATCATAAACACATTCAGCGTCCTGCCCTCGCCCAAGGTGTCCACCACGGTGGTGGAACCGTATAACGCCACCCTGTCGGTTAACCAGCTCATAGGAAATGCAGATGAGACCTTCTGCATAGACAACCAAGCGTTATTCAACATCTGTTCCAGGACCCTAAAACTGCCCATACCCACCTATGGTGACCTGAACCACCTGGTGTCTGCCACCATGAGTGGGGTCACCACGTCCCTGCGCTTCCCAGGCCAGCTGAATGCTGACCTGCGGAAGCTGGCCATGAACATGATCCCGTCTCCCCGGCTGCATTTCTTCCTGTCTAGTTTTGCCCCACTGACCAGCCGGCGCAGCCAGCCCTACCGGGCCTTGACTGTGACTGAGCTTACCCAGCAGATGTTCGATGCTAGGAATATGATGGCTGCTTGCAACCACCGTCATGGCCGCTACCTCAGGGTGGCTGCCATTTTCAGGGGTCGCATAACCATGAGGGAGGTGGATGAACACATGTTCTGCCTCCGAAATAAAAAAAGCAGGGACTTCGCTGACTGGCTCCCCCACAACGTCAAAACAACCGTCTGTGACATCCCACCCCGGGGGCTAGACAGGTCAGCCACCTTCATTGGGAACAACACGGCCATCGAGGAACTCTTCAAGCGTGTCTCTGAGCAGTTTACAGCACTGTTCCGGTGCAACACATTCCTCCATTGGTATACGGGCCAGGGGTTGTATGAGATGGAATTTACTCAGGCTGAGATTAACATAAAAGACCTGGTGTCTGAGTACCAACAGCATCAGGATGccaaggtggaggaggaggtggagttGGAGGCCTAG
- the LOC112633489 gene encoding tubulin beta-8 chain-like isoform X1, producing the protein MKEIVFMQAGQCGNRIGVKFWETISDEHAIDSTGTYQGYHQGQLERINVYYNEACDGRYVPRAVLVDLEPGTMDSVRSGPFAQIFRPDNFIFGQCGAGNNWAKGHYTEGAELMESVMEVVRKEAESCDWLQGFQLTHSLGGGMGSGMGTLLLSKIREEYPDRIINTFSVLPSPKVSTTVVEPYNATLSVNQLIGNADETFCIDNQALFNICSRTLKLPIPTYGDLNHLVSATMSGVTTSLRFPGQLNADLRKLAMNMIPSPRLHFFLSSFAPLTSRRSQPYRALTVTELTQQMFDARNMMAACNHRHGRYLRVAAIFRGRITMREVDEHMFCLRNKKSRDFADWLPHNVKTTVCDIPPRGLDRSATFIGNNTAIEELFKRVSEQFTALFRCNTFLHWYTGQGLYEMEFTQAEINIKDLVSEYQQHQDAKVEEEVELEA; encoded by the exons ATGAAGGAGATCGTGTTCATGCAGGCTGGACAGTGTGGGAACCGGATCGGCGTCAAG TTCTGGGAGACAATCTCTGATGAACATGCCATCGACTCCACTGGCACCTATCAAGGGTACCACCAGGGGCAGCTGGAGCGCATCAACGTGTACTACAACGAGGCCTGCG ATGGCAGGTACGTGCCCCGCGCTGTACTGGTGGATCTGGAGCCGGGCACCATGGACTCTGTGCGCTCTGGGCCCTTCGCGCAGATCTTCAGGCCAGACAACTTCATCTTTG GTCAGTGTGGGGCCGGAAACAACTGGGCCAAGGGGCACTACACAGAAGGTGCGGAGCTGATGGAGTCAGTGATGGAAGTTGTCAGAAAGGAGGCTGAGAGCTGTGACTGGCTGCAGGGTTTCCAGCTGACCCACTCCCTGGGTGGGGGGATGGGGTCTGGGATGGGTACCCTTCTGCTCAGTAAGATCCGGGAGGAGTACCCAGACAGGATCATAAACACATTCAGCGTCCTGCCCTCGCCCAAGGTGTCCACCACGGTGGTGGAACCGTATAACGCCACCCTGTCGGTTAACCAGCTCATAGGAAATGCAGATGAGACCTTCTGCATAGACAACCAAGCGTTATTCAACATCTGTTCCAGGACCCTAAAACTGCCCATACCCACCTATGGTGACCTGAACCACCTGGTGTCTGCCACCATGAGTGGGGTCACCACGTCCCTGCGCTTCCCAGGCCAGCTGAATGCTGACCTGCGGAAGCTGGCCATGAACATGATCCCGTCTCCCCGGCTGCATTTCTTCCTGTCTAGTTTTGCCCCACTGACCAGCCGGCGCAGCCAGCCCTACCGGGCCTTGACTGTGACTGAGCTTACCCAGCAGATGTTCGATGCTAGGAATATGATGGCTGCTTGCAACCACCGTCATGGCCGCTACCTCAGGGTGGCTGCCATTTTCAGGGGTCGCATAACCATGAGGGAGGTGGATGAACACATGTTCTGCCTCCGAAATAAAAAAAGCAGGGACTTCGCTGACTGGCTCCCCCACAACGTCAAAACAACCGTCTGTGACATCCCACCCCGGGGGCTAGACAGGTCAGCCACCTTCATTGGGAACAACACGGCCATCGAGGAACTCTTCAAGCGTGTCTCTGAGCAGTTTACAGCACTGTTCCGGTGCAACACATTCCTCCATTGGTATACGGGCCAGGGGTTGTATGAGATGGAATTTACTCAGGCTGAGATTAACATAAAAGACCTGGTGTCTGAGTACCAACAGCATCAGGATGccaaggtggaggaggaggtggagttGGAGGCCTAG
- the LOC112633489 gene encoding tubulin beta-8 chain-like isoform X3, translating to MDSVRSGPFAQIFRPDNFIFGQCGAGNNWAKGHYTEGAELMESVMEVVRKEAESCDWLQGFQLTHSLGGGMGSGMGTLLLSKIREEYPDRIINTFSVLPSPKVSTTVVEPYNATLSVNQLIGNADETFCIDNQALFNICSRTLKLPIPTYGDLNHLVSATMSGVTTSLRFPGQLNADLRKLAMNMIPSPRLHFFLSSFAPLTSRRSQPYRALTVTELTQQMFDARNMMAACNHRHGRYLRVAAIFRGRITMREVDEHMFCLRNKKSRDFADWLPHNVKTTVCDIPPRGLDRSATFIGNNTAIEELFKRVSEQFTALFRCNTFLHWYTGQGLYEMEFTQAEINIKDLVSEYQQHQDAKVEEEVELEA from the exons ATGGACTCTGTGCGCTCTGGGCCCTTCGCGCAGATCTTCAGGCCAGACAACTTCATCTTTG GTCAGTGTGGGGCCGGAAACAACTGGGCCAAGGGGCACTACACAGAAGGTGCGGAGCTGATGGAGTCAGTGATGGAAGTTGTCAGAAAGGAGGCTGAGAGCTGTGACTGGCTGCAGGGTTTCCAGCTGACCCACTCCCTGGGTGGGGGGATGGGGTCTGGGATGGGTACCCTTCTGCTCAGTAAGATCCGGGAGGAGTACCCAGACAGGATCATAAACACATTCAGCGTCCTGCCCTCGCCCAAGGTGTCCACCACGGTGGTGGAACCGTATAACGCCACCCTGTCGGTTAACCAGCTCATAGGAAATGCAGATGAGACCTTCTGCATAGACAACCAAGCGTTATTCAACATCTGTTCCAGGACCCTAAAACTGCCCATACCCACCTATGGTGACCTGAACCACCTGGTGTCTGCCACCATGAGTGGGGTCACCACGTCCCTGCGCTTCCCAGGCCAGCTGAATGCTGACCTGCGGAAGCTGGCCATGAACATGATCCCGTCTCCCCGGCTGCATTTCTTCCTGTCTAGTTTTGCCCCACTGACCAGCCGGCGCAGCCAGCCCTACCGGGCCTTGACTGTGACTGAGCTTACCCAGCAGATGTTCGATGCTAGGAATATGATGGCTGCTTGCAACCACCGTCATGGCCGCTACCTCAGGGTGGCTGCCATTTTCAGGGGTCGCATAACCATGAGGGAGGTGGATGAACACATGTTCTGCCTCCGAAATAAAAAAAGCAGGGACTTCGCTGACTGGCTCCCCCACAACGTCAAAACAACCGTCTGTGACATCCCACCCCGGGGGCTAGACAGGTCAGCCACCTTCATTGGGAACAACACGGCCATCGAGGAACTCTTCAAGCGTGTCTCTGAGCAGTTTACAGCACTGTTCCGGTGCAACACATTCCTCCATTGGTATACGGGCCAGGGGTTGTATGAGATGGAATTTACTCAGGCTGAGATTAACATAAAAGACCTGGTGTCTGAGTACCAACAGCATCAGGATGccaaggtggaggaggaggtggagttGGAGGCCTAG